The genomic stretch aatcctcctgcctcagcctcccaaagtgctaggattacagggcgCCAGTCCTCAGTTTTCCTTACTTAGCAAATAGTAGTTTGTTTCATTATTAGGCACTAACTAGATTCAAGGCACTCAGCTTGTATCTAAGGGTTTCAACACTCACAAAAAccccagcaaaagaaaatattagagaagTTAACTCAGAAACATAGCTAATGACTGTGGAATCAAGGTTTAAACCTAGTTATTCAGACCCCAGAGCCCAAATCTCCTTTTGCATGTTTTggttcattcatttgacaaacatttactCAATGTCCACTATCTTTTATTTCAATGCCTAAGTCATGCTATCAAATAATCAGCTTCTCTGTGGatgtggattttttctttttttttatgtgtaCACTTTCCcttagtatatattatttatttattcatttatttatttatttatttatttatttaattttgagatggagtttcactctgtcacccaggttggagtgcagtggtgcaatttcagctcacttcaGTGTCCACTtctcaggctcaaacaatcctcccgtctcggcctccccagtagctggtaccacaggtgtgcaacaccatgcccagctaactttttatttttatttttggtagagacgaggttttaccatgttgcccaggctagtctcgaactcctgagctcagaagatccaccagccttgacctcccaaagtgctgggattacaggggtgagccatcacacccagctagatatttatttttgagacagggtctggctctgtgtctcaggctggagtgcagtggagccatctcagctcattgcaacctccgcctctgagggcttcagtgatcctcccaccttagcctccaaagtagttgggactacaggagtgcaacaccatgcccggctaatttttactttttactttttagtagagatgaggtttcaccatggtgctcaggctggtctcaaactcctgggcttaagtgatcctccctcctcgacctcccaaggtgcagggattacaggcatgagccactgcacccagctgaaactTTGTAAAGCTCTAGAAACTTTTAGtatgtatagaaataaaattggacTAAGTCTGATTGAAGGGATAGGGAGGTGGGAATAGTTCTATCAGCTCTAAGGAGGATCCCTGAAACCCCTAATAACACACAGTCAGCACTTACTGAGTACATACTATATGCTAGGTCATGTGCCAGTGCATGagttattttcttcattgctgCATCCTTAATTTTGGCACAGTGCTTTGTACACAGGAGGTATTAAAGTGTGTTGAATATTGAATTACATCCTTAACTCTTTCTAGGGTTCCATACTAGTTTTTTAGGACTGCCTTAACAATGACACCAAATAATTAGATTTCAAGACCACCCTAATCTAGTATGGTCTCgttttaactaattacatctgcaaaggccctATTTCCGAATAAAGTCATATACTGAAGTTTGGGGTGGACGTGTGTTTTTGGGGAACATTATCTATCCCAATACAATCTACCCTGTGgctcccccaaagttcatgtctACTCCTCATGCAAAATATATCAATCCCATCCCAAcgttctggttttttttgttttgttttgttttgttttgtttttgtttttgtttttaagacaggagtctcgctctgttgtccaggctgcagtgcagcagctcaatcttagctcactgcaacctctgcctcccaggttcaagcaattctcctgcctcagcctcccgagtagctgggattacaggcacacaccaccacaccaggctagttttttatatttttggtagggacagggtttcaccatgttggccaggctggtctcgaactcctgacctcaggtgatctgcccatctcggcctcccacagtgctgggattacaggcgtgagccacagtacctggtCACATCCCAACATTCCTAAGGTTTAACCCGTTCCAGCATTAGCTCTAAATCTAAATCTCAtctattacaaatataaaatctaaaagttCCAAATCTCATCATTTAAATCAGGTATGGGTGAAACTCTAGGTGTGATACATTCTGGGGCAAAATTCCTCTCCCATTGTGGAcctatgaaattagaaatcaaatgATCTGTTTCCAAAATACAGTGGTAGAGCAGACATTGGATGGACGTTCCCCTTGCAGAAGGGAGAAAAtgagagctgggcacagtggctcttgcctataatcttagctctTTGGcaagctgatgtgggaggatcccttgaggctaagagtttgagaccagcctgggcaacatagtgagaccccatttctacaaaaaaaaatttaaaaaacatttttgaaagagagagaaaatggaaggaaaacagGGGGGTCATTAGTCCAAAGCAAGCTTGTAGAACAGCAGGGGAAGTTCCATTAGGTTTCAAGGCCTGAGAAAAAATCCCTTGTGGTTTGATGCTCCATCCTCTGGATCCAGGGCAGTGGGCCCCATCCTAAgagttattctttctttttcttgaaggaTAACCCATGTTTGCTGCCAAGAACATGCATCAGCCTATTTTCTGCCTGTGGAATTTCAGAGGTCTAAGACTTGTCCTTCATTTTATCTCTGTCCTTTTCATTCCAGGCTGACAGTGTTTCTCTTGGTATAAAATTCTCAGAACCCACGTTGGTCTCCTCTGTAACTCGCTACTTAGGAGTGAAAGGGATCCACACCATCATTCCTCcttgcattttactataagcagcaaGGAGAAACCTGGCCAAATCTCCTACACTTTGCCTGCAAATCTCAGCTAAATATACAAGTTCATTGCTTACAAGTTCTACTTGCCTTCCAAGAGCAGGACAAAATTCAGCCAAGTTCTCTGCCACTCTATAACACAGTTTGTCTTTTGTTCAGTTTCTAACAACAGTTCCTCATTTCCGTCTTAGACCTTACCAGAATCACCTTTAACATTCATATTCctattttgttataataatatatgtattctCTATGACCATAGAAACTTTCTCTACAGTCTCCTCACTTCTGAAGCCTCACTAAAATTGCCCTTAATATTCATAATTCTACCAACAGTCTCTTTGGGGCAATATAGGCTTTTTCTGTCATGTGTCTCAAACTTCTTCCAGCCTCTTTGCATTACCATGTGCCAAAGgcacttccacatttttaagtatttgttacAACAGCACCCCACTTTCTACTACCAaaatttgtattagtttcctaggccTGCCATAACaactgatctttattttttttttttccaagacggggtctcgctctgtcgcccaggctggagtgcagtggcgcaatctcggctcactgcaagctccgcctcctgggttcacaccattctcctgcctcagccccctgggtagctgggactacaggcgcccgccactgcgcccggctaattttttgtatttttagtagagatggggtttcaccatgttagccaggatggtcttgatctcctgacctcgtgatcctcccgcctcggcctcccaaagtgctgggattacaggcgtgagccaccgcgcccgaccaacaACTGatctttaaatagaaatttatggtttcatggttctagaggctggaagtccaaaatcaagctgtcagcagggccatgctacCTACTGAAAGTCCTGGGGAAGAATCTTTTGTTGCCTCATTCTAGCTTTGGGTGGTTCCTGGCAATCCTTGGTGTCATTTGGCTTGTACCTGAattactgcagtctctgcctcctttcctgcacatgctctcccttctttttttttttttttttttttttttttttttttttttttgacatagtctTGATCTGTtatctgggctggagtacagtggcacaatctcagctcactgcaacctatgtctcctgggttcaagtgattctctttcctctgcctcccaagtagctgggattataggtgtgtgacaccacaccctgctaattttttttttaattatttttagtagagatggggtttcgccatgttgtccaggctggtcttgaactcccgaccacaGTTGAtctatcacctcccaaagtgctgggattacaggcgtgagccaccacgcccagcctcctctcctcttcttataaggacaccagtcattggatttagggcctaccCGAATCTAGTATTACCTCATcataactaattacatctgtaaaagtcacattctgaggttctgagtAGACACAAATTTTAGGAAAACACCATTCAATCCACTGCAGGTTCTAAGCAGCAGAGTTTGGAAATCAACATACTAAACATGGAACCTCTTGAAAGCATGCCTTCATTTTTGGCTCCCCAGGTTCTAGCCTAGTTCATGGAATGCAATCAATGTTTGCTGGAATTTGTACACTGATGTTgacagcagcatttttttttattccttctttctcacTCTAATTCCATGACAGATTagtagtattattcacaatagtcaaaaggtggaaacaatccaaatgtccatgggcagatgaatagataaacaaaatgtagtatatacataccatgaaatattatttaccttaaaaagaaaggaaattctgacattgttgcaacatagatgaaccttgaaaacattgtgctaagtgaaataagtcagatacaaaaaacaaatattgtataattacACTTACGTGAGGTACTTAGAATAGTTAAATTCTTAGAGACAAAATTAGTatagtggttaccagggcctGGGGAAGGGAGTACTGGGGAGTTaatgtttaatggatacagagtttctgtttggataACAAAATTTCTGTAGATGAATAGTGGTGGttgttacacaacaatgtgaatgtgttTAATACCagtgaattgtacatttaaaaatggttaaaatagtaatttttatgttatatatatcttACTACAATAAAATAACTGCTGGAAGAATAACTGGGCTCATGTTGAAGGATTTCTCATCCCAGGTACCTAGCCTAGGCTACCTGTCCTCagctttcagtttcttcatagccttacaaaaataacaacagaatCCACTAATTGGTTActtatatgctaggcactgtgctaagcattttgcatgcattatattatttaatatgcaTGACAACAACCTTGTAGTAGATATTGGCATCCAACAGCAGATATTggcatcttcattttacagatgagaaaactgaggtacagagaggatAACTAACAAGGTCACCAGCTCAAGATCAAGTTCTTTATCACTTTCAGTACTTCACAAGCTTCTCTCAAACCTGTTTGTCCCATGCTCTGAAGATCTAGACAAAAGATGCATTCAAATTAGccaagacatatatatatatgtatccatatatatatatgtatggtatacatatacatatatatgtatacgtatatatatacacatattatatatacacatatatatgggacatatatacatatgtatgacatatatatgtgtgtgtatacatatgtacacacatacatacatataatgccTTCTAATAAACCTGGAAGTACTTTACTTATATTCACTCCTTTAATCCCACAGCAGGCCACAATAGAGTGGGgcactattattttcttttttttttttttttttgagatagagtctcgctctgtcgcccaggctggagtgcagtggtacaatctcggctcactgcaagctctgcctcccgggttcacgccattctcctgcctcagcctcccaagtagctgggactacaggcgcccgccaccacgccgggctaattttttgtatttttggtggagatggggtttcactgtgttagccaggactgtctcgatctcctaacctcgtgatccgcccgcctcggccccccaaagtgctgggattacaggcatgagccacctcgcctggcaggcactattattttcttcatgttacagatgaggaaatgagccACAGGGAGGTTAactaacccaaggtcacagaactggGCACGATCCCAAGAAAGGAGATTTAGGGGTCTTTTAACCAGCTACtctttgtgatttatttatttatttttgagacaaggtcttgctgtcacccaggctggagtgcagtttcaACCTcttgggcccaagcgatcctcccacctcattctccagagtagctggggctaccaggatgggccaccatgcctggctaattttttttaatagagatggggtctcactatgttgcctagtctggtcttgaactcctggcctcaagtgatcttcctgcctcagctttccaacatgttgggattacaggtgtgagccaccgtgcctggccttatgaTTTCTTATAGGAAGACATCCTCTGTCTATTGCTCCCACGAAGGCAAATAGGCCAACGCTTCTTCTCATCTCATTGGGACGTTATTCCTCTTTCCATCCTTCTCATGGTTGAAATGTCTGTGGAATGAATGCATAAACGAGTAAAAGAGAAGCTCCCTGACCCTTCCAGTTGAAGTCCTCAGTTCAGCCCAGAGGTACTTTGCCATCAGACAAAAGTACTTGGGGTTTTCCAAGCCGACATGCTTTTTCCAGTGCCTTCCTTCGATAATTACAGTTCTTGTGCTCTTAGTTGTGTGTATTTATGAATTATTAGACTTTTATTGACAACTTCTATAAGCACAGGCCTATGCACAGTAGAcaagataaattaataatttttcacaAGACCCCAGGGACCCTTCTTATTTCAGCCTCTTGAATTTTCCTGTATTGTCTCAAGTCTTCCTGGGCCTGAAACCTTCTCACTCAGATTTTTCAGCTGGATCCGGCTCCCACCCAGCATCTTTGGGAGAGAAAAGCTCTCCTGCCGGCATCCTCACTTTTGGCTTGAGGTCTGAACCCAGTTGGGGCTGGGAGACGTCGCTGGgcctacccgcctcagcctccagtagaGGAGAATGGGAAACTCGGAAAGTCCAAGAGGGCCTTTGAGTGTGTCTGCCGGCATCCGCCAGCAGCCATCGCCTGCATTTTATCCAGAAGCTGGTGTCAGGCCCTGCGAGGTATCCATATTGGTAGTTATTGCACGCTTTCATCTTGGAGCTTCTGAATATTCATGAGGGAAGCAGAAAGGCCAATGTTaaagaggagagaaacagaaatgcataaatattaataaaggcAGGCCCACGTGCTGGGAGGAAGGTTATGAATGTTAATGAGCGGATGACGTCCAGCTCCCGCGCGTGCCAGTTGGGCGGGTGCCCGAGCGCGGGCGCGCCCCCGGAGCCCGGGCACGAGCgcggggagggggtggggtggaggcgGGAGCGGAGCCGGGCGCCGCCGGAGCTGCGGGGGGAGCGCTCGCTGGCTGGCTGGCTCTCCGCTGCGCTGCGCTGCGCTCCGGCCGCTCCCGCGGCCCGTGGATGGGGGTGTCCGGCTGAGCCCCGGGATCCGCCTCCCTCCGCCAGGACCCGCACAGGTGCCGTCGCGGGGGTCGACATTAGTTAGGACCCGACCCACTGCTGGGGGTGGGGTCTGGTGGGGGTGGTAAGGAGGCCCCGGGATTCTCTGACAGGACAGTCTGGGGTCGCCGCAGCTCCCCTCACCTTGTCCCATCCTGGGattggaaaggaacaacaggAGGCCGTCGCCTTCCTGCCCAGCCCTTCAGGGAGCGCAGCTGGGACGCCGCGCCAGGCCCTGGAGATGCGGGATGATGGGCACTTCCAGTATCATCTCAGCATCGGCCCTCCAGCCaggcctggtgtgtgtgtgtgtgtgtgtgtgtgtgtgtgtgtccgcgTGTGTGTGCCcgcgtgtgtgcgcgcgtgtgaaGGCAGGCGGCGAGGtatgggggctgggggaggaagggaaCGCCGCCCGATCGCGCTGGGGCAGTGGGTTGGTACCTCGTCCTGGGACCGTTATCTGGTCCAGTCGCCGTAAACGCCCCAAGATCATCTTTGTCCCTAAAAACTTACCCCCGACCCCGCTCGTGCCCCTCCCCAGAGTGCGGAGCCTTCCCCAGACCGGGCATTCCTGTAGTGTCAGAACCGCTGGCAGCGGCCGCAGACGCCGGGAGAGCGATTGTTTTACTACAGACGGGCGGGAGAAGGGACCGGGGCGGCTGCGCGGTGGCGGGGCGCGCTGCCGTCGGGTGGGCCCCGGGCTCTGGAGCGCTGGGAGCCGTGTTTGACGGCGTCGAGGGGGTATCACAGCCCGCTATTCTTCCCTTTTGCCTATCCCTTCGCTCCCCGCTGCTAGACATCCCCGACTCCCATCCCTCTCCCGTGTCCGGGCTTGTTTGGCCAGAAGGGCAGTGGAGTGTGTATGCGGCCTGCACGGGATGAGTCCGGCTTCCTCAGAGTGCCAGCCATTGTGCTGCCTGGAGGAGCCTTTCTTTACCCCACCGGactggggggaggaggaggatctGAGATGGAGGTGAATGGAGCAgcgggaggagggggaggggagcaagCAGAACCGCGAAGGGGTTGCTGATCCATATGCAACGAAATACTTTTTCTGTCAAAATGTGCACAAACATGCACACTGGGTGGGTTCTGCGGAGGAGCAGTGGGAAATCTGAAGGTGGATCAGTGCAGGGTAGGTTTTAGGGACGGATATGAGGGACGAGGCACGGAATCAATTGATCTATGGAGCAAGTGATTGGAAGAAGGAGATGGAATGGGGCTTGTGTGGAGGTGCCGAGGCCCAGCGGGGTTAGCGTGGTGAAATCTCCACCGCTCCGCTCCACTCGGGTCAGCTCAGCAAAGCAGGGACTGAGCATTTGTACCGCAGCCCCGAGATGCAGCGAGTGCATCATTATGCTGCAAGGAGACGTTTATGCGTTTCCTACTGGGTCTCTGTTAAGCCCCGTGAgtgtcttttcttttccaaattacACCATCTATTGGGagtgaaaataaatggaatagaTTGTAGGACAATCAAACTATAGTCCTGCGCTCTGTTCTGtggtaaagagaaaaagaaaaggtgaccCTCCCATGGTTCCTTCTTTCTGCCAttttcatgtatgtatgtatttatttttgatctTGGAAGTCTAAAGGGAATAAGCTATCACTTGTATTAATCCTACTTTAAGGAAAAGAAGACTCCTAGATGAGCTATGAATAAGGATGGCGCAAGCGTGCCAGGATGGAAGATAAGGTTGTTGCAGACATTTTAGTTGAAGGATGAAAGCATTCCGTGAAGAGAGGAGGGCGAAAGAAAGTGGGctaaaggaaggaaggcagggtcACCATCTAAGGAAGTGCTGCTAGCCCCAATCCACTGAGCCCTCCTGGAGGCTATAGTGGGGCCAGTCAGAACGCCTGACTCTCATCTCCTGTGCCACAGCCTGAGGTCTTTCCACAAATGCTGGATTCAGTTTGGGTGTTGAGTGACTAGTTTCCCAGCACTGGCTTTCACTTTAACTTCATCTCCAGATGGTCATTCATGCAGCACTTCTTGGCTCTTGGATAATGAGTTGACAAAAAACAATCAGTCTATATTATGGACTGTTTCAAATGAGCATGTGTCTGAACCCTAGAGCTGTGATATTCATTTcgtcttttataattttctagatGAATCCATTTTCTCTGCACTCTGCCTAGGCTGAGGATAGGTGCTTTCAGCACACTCTTCTTGTTGCCAACACTCAAAACTCAGTCTTAGTCCTAGATTCTAGTTGGATTGGCCTCTTGTTGCTGGTTAATCATATAGACTGTGTCATTTCAAATCAGAAACCCCACTGGTGTCACCATCTGGTTCTCCCCTGTCATTCCCAGAGAAAAGTACAAATTTAAAGGCAGTGTAAATACCTGCAACACTATCTGATTGGCTTTCAtatctctgtaaaatggaacccATGATCCAGCAACCTTTGAACAAATGAATTGAAAA from Nomascus leucogenys isolate Asia chromosome 15, Asia_NLE_v1, whole genome shotgun sequence encodes the following:
- the LOC100594972 gene encoding putative uncharacterized protein MGC39545, giving the protein MSSSGERRDRQKGRIAGCDTPSTPSNTAPSAPEPGAHPTAARPATAQPPRSLLPPVCSKTIALPASAAAASGSDTTGMPGLGKAPHSGEGHERGRGSSKMKACNNYQYGYLAGPDTSFWIKCRRWLLADAGRHTQRPSWTFRVSHSPLLEAEAGRPSDVSQPQLGSDLKPKVRMPAGELFSPKDAGWEPDPAEKSE